TCATCTCGAACAATATCGCGAACATGAGCACTGCGGCCTACCGGCCCCGGTCTGCGGAATTTTCCGATCTCGTCTATCAGCAATACCTGACACCCGGCACATCGACGTCGCAGGTCGGGACGCTGGTTCCCGCGGGCATTCAGATTGGTACTGGTGTTCGACCATCAACGGTCTCGATGGAACTGACGCAGGGGGCATTGAATCCAACTGATGCGGAGCTGGACCTCGCTATCGATGGATCCGGCTATTTTGAAATTACGCTCCCATCCGGCGAGTCAGCTTACACGCGGGACGGCAAGTTCAATCGCGGGCAGGACGGCCAGATCGTCACAATGGATGGCTTCCCGCTGACGGACGGGATCATCATCCCGGATGACGCGCAGAAGATCTCAATCAGCCGGGATGGCGAAGTAGTCGCCTATTTTGAGGGCGTTACGGAAGGGCAGGCCATTGGAAATATTCAGCTGGTCCGCTTCGTGAACGAGAAGGGGTTGGAGGCAATGGGCGACAACCTGTTCCGTGAAACCCAGGCTTCAGGCACGCCAAATCAGCAAGTGCCGGGTACTGAAGGTGCAGGCTTTATCCGGCAGGGGTTTCTTGAAGGATCTGGCGTCGATGTGGTGAAGGAGATCTCGGAGCTGATCGAAGCCCAGCGTGGATACGAGTTGAATTCGAAGGTGATCACGGCCTCCGATGAAATGCTCGCCGCAACGACGAGGGTGAAATAATCACGATGTCTGTTCTCGCACTCAGTCTTGGAATGATGACGCTATTCGCAGGGTCGTCTTCCCTCGTGGCGGCGGAAGTGATCCGCGCCGGCGATCCTGTCACCACTTATAACGCAACCACCGAAGAGGGAGAGAATGCCTCTGGCGATCCT
This is a stretch of genomic DNA from Hyphomonas adhaerens MHS-3. It encodes these proteins:
- the flgG gene encoding flagellar basal-body rod protein FlgG, translating into MKSLQIAATGMAAQQMRVDVISNNIANMSTAAYRPRSAEFSDLVYQQYLTPGTSTSQVGTLVPAGIQIGTGVRPSTVSMELTQGALNPTDAELDLAIDGSGYFEITLPSGESAYTRDGKFNRGQDGQIVTMDGFPLTDGIIIPDDAQKISISRDGEVVAYFEGVTEGQAIGNIQLVRFVNEKGLEAMGDNLFRETQASGTPNQQVPGTEGAGFIRQGFLEGSGVDVVKEISELIEAQRGYELNSKVITASDEMLAATTRVK